The sequence below is a genomic window from Synergistaceae bacterium.
GAAGCTAACTATCTCGATTATGACTATGATAACCCTAAATTATTATATAGTTATTCAGCAGACAGACCGAATGATAAATATTTGCGCGGGCTTGAATATCTCGTGTCAATGCTTTTCTTGAGTACATGTTCAGGCTTTATTACATCAATTACAAGCGGTTCAACCGGTGTAATGTGCTTATCGGAAGGCTTTGACTACTTGTACGTATTTGATTTGGGCATTTATTCATAAAGTTTGACAAAAAATATAATTATTGCTATATTTCACGCGTTCAATTGGCCTCGTAGCTCAGTGGATAGAGCGACTGCCTCCTAAGCAGTAGGCCGGGTGTTCGAGTCACCCCGAGGTCGTTAATAAAAAATTTTCCCGCCTTAAATTTATTCACGCAGGCAGCATTTGAGCAGTCAACAAAAAATTTTTAACGAGTCAGAAATATCTTCACGAGAATAATAAATTTTTTCACAATAACGCAAAATAATCTACACGCAAAAATTAACACGATACAAAAAATTTTTTCTTCGCGAGTCTTTATAATTTCTTTAACGAGTCAACATTTTTGTAGTTGTAAATGTAGTTGCAAAAAAATATCGCAGCCCCCGAAAATTTACGAAAACTGCAACATGCATTATTATATCAAAAAAGGAGTCATTATTTATGTATCATGAGCCAGTAATGTTAAATGAAGTTATAAATTTAATTCGCACTCACGCAAATAAATCAAACCTGCGAATCCTTGACGGCACATTGGGACTCGGCGGTTACTCTGAGGCAATGCTGAAAAATTTTTCTGATTCTTACGTTCTCGGCATTGACAGAGACGAATCAGCACTAAATTTTTCGCGCGAAAGACTCAAAGATTTTCACAACTTCGAGGCACTTCACGCAAATTTCGGCAATCTCGACTCGATAATAAAAAATTTTCCTCCCTTTGACGTGTTTGTGTTCGATCTCGGAGTCTCAAACATGCAGATAACTTCACCCGAACGCGGATTTTCTTTCAACGTTGACGGCCCGCTAGATATGAGAATGAATCCCGACGGCGACTCACTCACTGCACGGGAAATTTTGCAGACCTTCGACGCACAGACCCTCGCAAAAATTTTCTGGGATTACGGCGAAGAAAGATTTTCACGTCAAATAGCTAATGCCATCAAGCACACAAAATCGCCCTTAAATACTACGTCAGATCTTGTGAATCTCATTCGCGCGGCACTCCCTCAGCCCGTGCAGAGAAAAATGGGCACTCATCCGGCAAGAAGAGTCTTTCAAGCACTAAGAATTTATATCAACGATGAAACCGGAGAACTTGAACGGCTCATAAAATCTTTACGCACAATAAATAATAACGCGCTTATAATATTTGTAGCTTATCACTCGCTTGAAGACAGGTTAATCAAGAAAAGTTTTAGAGAATGGCAGATAAATAATTTCGGGAAAATTTTAACGCGGCACCCCCTAACACCTTCAGAAAACGAGCTTGAAGCAAATTATAAATCACGCAGCGCAAAGTTACGGGCATTTTTTACTATTTTCAACTAGGCAATTTACGCAAAATATGTTATCATTTTTTCACGTTAATAAATTTTTCGGGGAGGCGAATGACAATGCGTAACAGCAATAAGAACAATAGAATCAAGGTTACATTAAAATTTGTGCTGGCATTAGGAATCGCAGCGAGTCTTGTTGTAGGACTCGGAATATTGAGATTTCATGCCTCACGACTTGCATACTATCTCGAGTCAATCAATCAATCAATACAGAAATATTCGGACGAGGAATTAATTTTGCGTCAAGAACTTTCTGCACTTGTTGCGCCTATAAAAGTTTATTCATACTGCAAAGAAAATCTCGGTATGCAAAAAGTTTTGAAGGCTGAAACTATACCCGTTAGAGTCAGAACCGGCGATCTTGCTGCTTCACGTAATAATAATGACTCAGTAAACGGCGGGTGGCGTTCGAGTCTTGCGTGGCTGTTCGGAAAATAAATTTTTCATATGGCAAATAACAAACGTCTTAACAGGGCCGGAAATCCCTGGATTTTATTTATTCTGTCATTCGTTATCATCGGAGCAACTTTAACCGCGCGTCATTGCTGGCCTAACCCCCGAATCGTCCAGCAGTCGCAGCACCAATACTGGAAGAGAGTCCCGTTAGACTCAACGCGTGGAATCATACAAGACTCTAAAGGCAACGCATTAGTAATTTCTGAAACTCTGCCGTCATTCGCAATAGACCCATCAATAATTGAATCACAAGATATTCCGGAATTATCGCAAATTTTATCGCCTGATATTATGAAACGCGTATTAAATGCAATGGGTACACGTTCGCGCTTTATGTGGCTGAATCACAAAATTTCAGAAGCACAAGCAGCAATCTTCAAAAATTTAGCAAGCAAAGTTAAAGCCGTTATTGAAATCGACGAGCCATACAGAAAATACACGAATCAGCGTTTATTATCGCATGTATTAGGATTCTGCAACGTTGATAATCGCGGACTCGCAGGCATAGAACAAGCATGGGACTCGACTCTTTACAGCCCGCCGGGACAAAAAATTGTTGTGCGCCGTCCCGGAAGTCAGCCCGCCTCACTTTTTGAGGAAGAACCCGAACGCAGAGTCACGCCGATTGTAACTCTTACAGTTGACAGCAGGATTCAATATGTCGTCGAGAAACATTTATTCAAAGCTGCACAGGATAACGGAGCGAAATGGGCCGCTTGCATATGTATGAATCCTTTCACGGGTGAAATTTTTGCGATGTCGAGCTGGCCTGCTTATGATCCGTCAGACAGAAAAACTCTTTTGACAACTGAGTCATTATCTAACGGGGCAGTCAGTCGCGGTTACGAGCCGGGATCTACTTTCAAGCCTATATATTTAAGCATTGCACTTGAGAGAGGCTGGGTGCAGAAGGATGAAATATTTTTCTGTCCTGCACGTTTGAAAGTTGCTGACGGTTACATAAAAGAGTCTTATCCCGTTGCAATGGGAAATATTGACACAGCGCAGTTATTAATAAAATCTTCAAATGTCGGCATGGCTCAAATCGGAATCAGGGCAGAACGTACAAAAATGTATGAAAGTCTCTTAGCGTTCGGATTTGGTCAAGAAACTGATATAGAGCTTCCCGGAGTCGCACGCGGGATTTTGCCTTATCCTGAAAACTGGCGCGGTGTTACTCCTGCAAATATTGCGATTGGTCAGGGCTTGGCCGTTACTCCTCTGCAATTAATTACGGCGATGGCTGCAATAGTCAACGGCGGAAAATTAATGAGTCCTTATATCGTGAAAGAAGCAGTTAATTCACGCGGAGAAATAGTTTACAAGGGTGAACCTAAAGTAATGCGCGAGGTAATTACTCCTGAGACAGCCGAATGGATTAGAGGAGCAATGCGCAGAGTCGTTCTTGAAGGTACCGGCAGACGTGCAGCAACAGAAATTACAGAATTAGCCGGCAAAACAGGAACAGCACAAGTCCCCGAAGGCGGTAAATATTCAGCGACTCGTTATGTTGCGTCATTTATAGGTTTCTGGCCGTACGATAACCCGAAATATTTAATGCTCGTAGTAATCGGCGAACCATCAAGCGGAAGAATCTACGGAGGAGAACTCGCAGCACCGTCATTTAAATCAATAGTTGAAGAAATGGCCGAACTTGAATATTATTCATCATAAAAAATTTTTCACGAAAGCAGGTTATAAAATTTGAGCGCAAAATTAGAAAATATCTTGAGATTCATACGTGAACATGACAAAAATAATTCTGTCCGCGTAAAGAATGACTCTGATTTATCATGTAATATCACTGACGTTATATCAGACAGCAGAGACGTTAAACAGGGGACTCTGTTTGCAGCAATTAAAGGCGAGACATCGGACGGACATAATTTCATTCAATCAGCAGAGTCAAACGGTGCAAGCGCGATTTTGTGTGAACGTGAAGTAGACTCGAATTTACCGCAAATTATTGTTCCCAGAGTCCGTGATTATTTAGGCGAGACTGCCTCACTTGTATATAATCATCCGTCAAGCAAATTATTAATGGTCGGTGTAACAGGCACTAACGGAAAAACTACAACTACATATATAATTAGAAGCATTTTACAGGCTGCCGGAGTAAAAACGGGTTTATTAGGCACAATTATAGAAAGCGACGGCGACACAGAAAAGGACGCAGACAGAACGACTCCCGAAAGCTGTATAATTCAGAGACAATTATTTAACATGGTCAACAACGGCTGCGGGGCTTGCGTAATGGAGACTTCATCGCACGGGCTTTATCTCGGACGCATTAAGGGAACTTTGTACGACATAGCAATATTCACAAATTTATATCCTGAACACTTAGATTTTCACTTGAACATGGATAATTATTTTGCGGCAAAAAAATTATTATTCACTGACTACACAAAGCAGAATTTTACGGGAGCAGCAAATTTTGATGACTTGTTCGGCAAAAGATTATTAGCTGAATTTAACGGAAAAATTATCGGTTTCGGACTCGGTGAAGACGCTGACTCAAAAGTTATAGCCTCATATACGAGCATTAACGGGACTGATTTAGCAATTGAATGCACAAAATACGGCTCTATTCGATTACGTTCGCCCCTTGTCGGCGATTATAATATCATGAACACTCTTTGTGCTGTTACAGCGATGAGAGGCCGTGTAGATGACTCTTCAATAATTGACGGTGTTGCAAATGTTCCTCAAGTGCCCGGAAGACTCGAAAGAATCGATTTGCCTAATGGTGCGTGCTGCTTTGTAGATTTTGCGCATACTCCTTCAGCGTTAAAAAGTGTCTTGAGCGTAATACGTAAATTATCAGGCAATGACGCAAGAATTATATCTATATTCGGACACGGCGGAGGACGTTACGAGCAGAACAGACCCGAATTAGCTAGATCTGCATCACAATTCGCAAATGAAATAATTATCACTTCCGACAATGCACGCGACGAAGACCCGCAGAAAATCGCAGACTCAATCGCAGCAGGAGCATCTATCCCGTACAAAATTATGCTTGACAGGGCCGAAGCTGTAAAATTTGCGCTTGATAACTCAAAGAAGGGCGATATACTCGTAATAACGGGAAAAGGGCCGGAGAAATTTATCACGATCAAGGACAAAAAAATCCCGTTCAATGACTCACAAGCAGTTAAACAATGGAGGGACTCGCACTAAATGAACATGACTCTAAAACAATTATTCGGCGATAAAGCAAAAAATTTCGCTGATATTGAATTTCCTTCACACCTGGCGACCGACAGCAGAGACGTTAAACCGGGCAGCGCATTTATTGCACTCGAAGGCGAGAAGACTGACGGACATAAATATATTTCGCAGGCAATCAACAACGGTGCAGCACTCATTATCGCACGAACGGGCAAGGCTCCCGAAAATTTGAATATTCCCGTAATTGAGCTTGATAACCCGGAAAGAGATTTAGCAAGTGTTGCAGCAAAAAAATTAGCAGATCATAATTTACAGGAAGTTATAGGCATTACAGGCAGCGTCGGCAAGACAACAACAAGAGCAGCGTTACAAAAAGTTTTGAGCTCACATTTTCGAGTTCATGCCCCCGTCCGCAGCTTTAACACGTTAATTGGCTGTACTGCAACGATAATGGCCATGCCCCTTGACACTGAAATATTAATTCTTGAGTTCGGAGCAAATAAGCCCGGAGAGATTCGCGAATTAACGGATTATTTTCCGCCTACAATGTCAGT
It includes:
- the rsmH gene encoding 16S rRNA (cytosine(1402)-N(4))-methyltransferase RsmH; the protein is MYHEPVMLNEVINLIRTHANKSNLRILDGTLGLGGYSEAMLKNFSDSYVLGIDRDESALNFSRERLKDFHNFEALHANFGNLDSIIKNFPPFDVFVFDLGVSNMQITSPERGFSFNVDGPLDMRMNPDGDSLTAREILQTFDAQTLAKIFWDYGEERFSRQIANAIKHTKSPLNTTSDLVNLIRAALPQPVQRKMGTHPARRVFQALRIYINDETGELERLIKSLRTINNNALIIFVAYHSLEDRLIKKSFREWQINNFGKILTRHPLTPSENELEANYKSRSAKLRAFFTIFN
- a CDS encoding penicillin-binding protein 2, yielding MANNKRLNRAGNPWILFILSFVIIGATLTARHCWPNPRIVQQSQHQYWKRVPLDSTRGIIQDSKGNALVISETLPSFAIDPSIIESQDIPELSQILSPDIMKRVLNAMGTRSRFMWLNHKISEAQAAIFKNLASKVKAVIEIDEPYRKYTNQRLLSHVLGFCNVDNRGLAGIEQAWDSTLYSPPGQKIVVRRPGSQPASLFEEEPERRVTPIVTLTVDSRIQYVVEKHLFKAAQDNGAKWAACICMNPFTGEIFAMSSWPAYDPSDRKTLLTTESLSNGAVSRGYEPGSTFKPIYLSIALERGWVQKDEIFFCPARLKVADGYIKESYPVAMGNIDTAQLLIKSSNVGMAQIGIRAERTKMYESLLAFGFGQETDIELPGVARGILPYPENWRGVTPANIAIGQGLAVTPLQLITAMAAIVNGGKLMSPYIVKEAVNSRGEIVYKGEPKVMREVITPETAEWIRGAMRRVVLEGTGRRAATEITELAGKTGTAQVPEGGKYSATRYVASFIGFWPYDNPKYLMLVVIGEPSSGRIYGGELAAPSFKSIVEEMAELEYYSS
- a CDS encoding UDP-N-acetylmuramoyl-L-alanyl-D-glutamate--2,6-diaminopimelate ligase, which translates into the protein MSAKLENILRFIREHDKNNSVRVKNDSDLSCNITDVISDSRDVKQGTLFAAIKGETSDGHNFIQSAESNGASAILCEREVDSNLPQIIVPRVRDYLGETASLVYNHPSSKLLMVGVTGTNGKTTTTYIIRSILQAAGVKTGLLGTIIESDGDTEKDADRTTPESCIIQRQLFNMVNNGCGACVMETSSHGLYLGRIKGTLYDIAIFTNLYPEHLDFHLNMDNYFAAKKLLFTDYTKQNFTGAANFDDLFGKRLLAEFNGKIIGFGLGEDADSKVIASYTSINGTDLAIECTKYGSIRLRSPLVGDYNIMNTLCAVTAMRGRVDDSSIIDGVANVPQVPGRLERIDLPNGACCFVDFAHTPSALKSVLSVIRKLSGNDARIISIFGHGGGRYEQNRPELARSASQFANEIIITSDNARDEDPQKIADSIAAGASIPYKIMLDRAEAVKFALDNSKKGDILVITGKGPEKFITIKDKKIPFNDSQAVKQWRDSH